One Gambusia affinis linkage group LG15, SWU_Gaff_1.0, whole genome shotgun sequence genomic window carries:
- the LOC122845368 gene encoding glutamate receptor 1-like translates to MRLQSFPPPPLLLLLLLLTGICSGTSFPSNINIGGLFPTGSHEYEVFRFALAQHQDVPKLVPQVDMVDIGSSFAMTYAWKQQ, encoded by the exons atgCGTCTGCAGAGCTTTCCGCCCCcccccctgctgctgctgctgctgctgctgactgggATTTGCAGCGGCACAAGTTTCCCAAGTAACATAAACATAG GAGGCCTTTTCCCCACTGGGTCCCATGAATACGAGGTGTTTCGTTTTGCCCTGGCACAACATCAGGATGTCCCCAAACTGGTGCCACAGGTGGACATGGTGGACATTGGGAGCAGTTTTGCCATGACCTATGCTT GGAAGCAACAGTGA